In the genome of Chrysoperla carnea chromosome 5, inChrCarn1.1, whole genome shotgun sequence, the window CATCCgaaacactgaaaaaaaaagaagaaaaatctaagaaaaagaaaaaatttgatccTTATGTTGATACATATATGCTATATAAgttgcctataaaaaaaaagtatggtaTGTGACAACAATCAGCATTCGAGTGTGGAAAATctcattaatgaaaataaaaataagaatattattatgtgataataaagaaataatgatgaattttcctattttgaaaaacttttaatgatATATAGATTTCGTGTGaactaaaacatatttattttactttattaataaatgaattctTACTTGAGGGTAATGCAACCATCGCAGTCGTCAATTCCAGATCAAAGGCTTGCCCCAACACTTCACACAATTTTCACTTCAAACACTTTcacttaaaacaattttcacttcaatcacttttaaattgtataaagttttcataataattttcgcGATTATTAAGCTTGTATTTAAACCACGgtattaaaattcttaaatttgccGCTAGATGGAATTAACACTTAAGCATCCAAAACGTACTAAGaacgtatttttataaataagatacttttaataattattaagtaatatgacaaattggttattaaaataataattcttcgaatgaaaatttatataaaaatacttatttttacttCTGCTTACTTTCCCGAATAAGAATTTACCATAGAAATAACATAAGACAAACAATATTAATTagatttactaaaatttacacTAATTATACTGTGACCGActgtcaaatttattaaaatattttatgaacaaagttTATTCATCACTTTTTTAACTGTaaagtcatttttatttaattaaaaacacataaattttattcaaacaacCAATCTCAACCGTTTTTAACAAGTTTAGCGTTCTTTTTGACAAAAACAACTTCTGCGCAAGTCTCTTAcgattcacttttttttttaccaaatatgaattttatattttttataatttttctttaataaacatAATGTTGAAACTGACtattataaaatacacttttaataaataattttaatattattaataatcatcccgatgttaaaatattttttaaagcatattaattaaataattaaaactgacAATATTAAGACACCACAGACGCCATTCTTTTTAAGTAATAAGTCTTGCGTCATATCTTATAAACTTACTGCGCATGTGCTAAGAAAGAATGATATTTTTggcattatttttgaattttcaaaagcaaaaaaatttttttattttatttcagaaatgGAGATATTAAGATATTGATATGTTACACGGTACTCAAGATAAGCTAGAACGACATGAAATGTGTGAAAAACAATTAGGTGAAATTGTAAAACGGGAATTAGGTGGTTTAGAAAAACGACATCGGGTTTTTAGAACCGATTAAAGGATTATTGGAACGATTGGATGAACGTTTAGTTGGCGTTGAAACTGTTTTGATGCAgatattactttaataaattattaatttgaatatagtAACGTTTTAAGATGGGCcgatttgtacaatttttaaggggtaccccttcgaaaaaatcgggaaaaaattattgtttcagaatttgataaaaaattggtaaataaggtaattttaacccataaaatacaaaactcgCGTTCATATAACGATTGGGTggatagtttttgagttttggCCTAAAATCCAGTACGAAAAGCTATAAATTCGGAGCGGATTTAGAAATAACTCGAAAATGAGTATTCAGagagtctactttaaaaacatcctAAATAGATGCTATCAAAAACTAGTTCTTTAGGaatataatcgccaaaatctgaataaagccgaaattttcacggtttcatcgatttttgacaaagttacgttcggcgctcgaggtcacaatcTTGAATTATTCCTTGGCCCAACAACATCTGCAAACAACAATCCTGCAAAAAATTTGACGCAATCCtgcagaactaccggatttgacgcaaACTACCCCGTACTTTCAGGAGAGTTACTGAAATAATTCTGTATTCTTAGATTTCTTTTCCCTGATTCTCCCAATCAATCAAATTCCCTGATAATTCACGATTTACGATCActttatgattaaattttaagctaaataaaaaaaataataaagatccaatgttgtattttaataactatttatttacaaatttttccactacataaaatttatttccaaaaatctaATCCCAAATATGAACTTTACCTGGTCTCGGTAATTTTGCAGCCACACTCCTACGAAACAaatcaaagataattttatgtataataattttgtatattttatacttacGATTCACCAGATCctaataaattttgtgaataaataacTCCTGGTGGTTTAATTTCTCGCCTTCCATctcttgtaaaataataattatcggatAATTTATGTGAAGGTCCGTCTGGAATTTCAGGTAATGGTGGTGATCTGGTAGCTACAAATGGTGGAAAACGTAACGCATTTGTGTATTTTCTCtggaagaaaatttattgttatataaccTTATTTtaaccttaaataaaaatataaaaacttattcaTGTAAACTTACTCCCAACAGAAATTCTCTAAGAAGTTTAACCATTCCTGAAACATCCcgtatcgaaatattttttccagccacactcattttaaaattttattattttctcaatattggatcgaatttttttttttgacaactgACAGTCAAGGTATACAGacgtattaaataaatgtagaccgttaataaatactaatacaatttttttttgtaaccttTTGCTGTTTTTTTCAAACTCGGCATTTGTAATATTACGAAAATGCTCAAAACGCTCCATCATGCATCCATTCCACTTGATTAAAACTGAAGTCATAGACGAAGCCTTAAATGTGGGCAAGGGAAATGAAGGCTATAACACAGTAgtctttgttaaaataaaatattctgacTGAATTGGGTTTCGACCATTGGTTTTATTGAATGGCAGTCCAGTAGCGAACCATTGACACACCAGGCAGGCTATTATATCATTCAAATTCGTGACTGCCTCCACTTGAGTCATTTATTTCCTTGAATAACACTTTGAACTCTACAATTTGACATAGGTTTGATCACTATAACAAATGGACCAATTAAGTGTGtgaattttgcaataaaaaattacttcctCCTCTCTTGGGGTCATACGGAATCCACGCAATTCTTTATAAACGTGAATACCATCATTCCTGgtaattttcataacaaatgATGCCCtggaaaatgataatttttgaaaggaTAAATTGTAACAatcaagtacaaaaaaaaatcgatcctataatttaaataaaaaatatattacaatttatttatttgtttaaaagtaatttaataatgtacaataaaaaaaatttataggtttatcatttatatatatttatcttgttttttttagggttaattaattaattttgagagttttgtatttaaaaaatgctatatttttatcaaacaatcaaaaattcaaatccaCCCCATTAACCAGCATCTCAAAATGTGAGcgtaaaattttacaatgagcttaaaacaaaaacaaaaaaagaaaatgaaccaaaattaaacaattaaaattaattaacattaaaaaatttgtttttacaattttaataaataataaaatacacaaccaaatttttttttattactgaatTATGACGTCTTTTAaaagatagtttaaaaaaaaaattaattgaagctGCTTTTTAAAGCAAGCGCAGACAAAAAACCGTTTGGTTTCTTGTAGAAATTCTTAGGTTATTGAAAATGAAGA includes:
- the LOC123301637 gene encoding NADH dehydrogenase [ubiquinone] 1 alpha subcomplex subunit 7-like — protein: MSVAGKNISIRDVSGMVKLLREFLLGRKYTNALRFPPFVATRSPPLPEIPDGPSHKLSDNYYFTRDGRREIKPPGVIYSQNLLGSGESSVAAKLPRPGKVHIWD